One Paenibacillus sp. FSL W8-0186 genomic window carries:
- a CDS encoding SDR family oxidoreductase has protein sequence MSALHFEGEFIGKKVVITGAAGIFGTWIAQAFAAQGAKLCLSDIRHDELRAMGEDPLLQDAELLFHTTDLTREASIAELAEFIAQEWSSADILINNAGIYQRHRLLEMSTNEWNASLGVNVTAPFLLTQLLAKQMIKDGKQGSIINISSGAALSNQIGGGHYSTGKAALAMLTRSFALELAPYQIRVNAVSPGFAPGSEVSELSADYVQNMINQIPLGRTSGPQDAPAAILYLCSKSASFITGSTLAVDGGRTAGTFKRPQPQDGKVT, from the coding sequence GTGAGCGCATTGCATTTTGAAGGAGAGTTTATTGGTAAAAAGGTGGTCATAACCGGAGCTGCCGGCATTTTCGGCACTTGGATTGCCCAGGCCTTTGCGGCGCAGGGAGCGAAGCTGTGCTTATCCGACATCCGCCATGATGAACTGAGAGCGATGGGAGAAGATCCGTTGTTGCAGGACGCAGAGCTCCTGTTCCATACAACCGACTTGACCCGGGAAGCCTCGATCGCTGAACTGGCTGAGTTCATCGCACAGGAATGGTCTTCAGCAGATATATTGATCAATAACGCCGGAATTTATCAAAGACATAGATTGCTGGAAATGAGCACGAATGAATGGAACGCTTCCCTTGGGGTTAACGTTACGGCTCCATTTTTGCTGACACAGCTGCTGGCCAAGCAAATGATCAAGGACGGCAAGCAGGGTTCGATCATCAACATCAGCTCCGGGGCTGCGCTTAGCAATCAAATCGGGGGCGGGCATTATTCTACAGGCAAAGCCGCTTTGGCGATGCTGACCCGTTCCTTTGCGCTGGAGCTCGCTCCTTATCAGATCCGGGTTAACGCGGTATCTCCCGGATTTGCTCCAGGCAGCGAAGTGAGCGAGCTGTCCGCAGACTATGTGCAAAATATGATTAACCAAATTCCGCTCGGCCGCACATCCGGTCCGCAGGATGCGCCTGCGGCTATTTTGTATTTGTGCTCGAAGAGCGCCTCTTTCATTACAGGGTCTACACTCGCGGTAGATGGCGGCCGTACGGCAGGTACCTTTAAGCGTCCGCAGCCCCAGGACGGGAAGGTGACCTGA
- a CDS encoding polysaccharide deacetylase produces MHTTYSWPNGKRCAAAFSIDFDGESPYLWRTRNAPSNALGELEQRAFGPRQGIYRILEMLDRLDIKASFYIPGIIAEKYPMAVEAIAKGGHEIGLHGYLHERVDELSEEQVEESIVLGKQALEKVIGPRTMGFRSPSWEMTPDTFKLLQRHGIPYDSSMMGYDHPYWIDGLPEVPVQWLLDDAIFYRYFGGFSGNPPLNPNTVTDTWYQEFEGIKRYGGLFLLTVHCWISGRGSRIIALERLLTRLKNDPEVWWATCEEIAAYHAGQYAGQFHEPLGGGWL; encoded by the coding sequence ATGCATACGACTTATAGCTGGCCGAACGGGAAGCGCTGCGCTGCAGCCTTCAGTATTGATTTCGACGGAGAGAGCCCTTATTTGTGGCGGACCCGGAATGCCCCGTCCAATGCCCTCGGAGAGCTGGAACAGAGAGCCTTCGGGCCCCGTCAGGGCATCTACCGGATTCTGGAGATGCTGGACCGCTTAGATATCAAAGCCAGTTTCTATATCCCGGGCATTATTGCCGAGAAGTATCCCATGGCGGTGGAGGCCATCGCTAAAGGGGGGCATGAAATCGGCCTACACGGGTATTTGCACGAACGGGTCGATGAGCTGAGCGAGGAGCAGGTAGAGGAAAGCATCGTGCTGGGCAAGCAGGCGCTGGAGAAGGTGATCGGTCCCCGAACGATGGGATTTCGTTCCCCGTCGTGGGAGATGACGCCCGATACCTTTAAGCTGCTGCAGCGTCACGGCATCCCTTATGACAGCTCGATGATGGGCTATGACCATCCTTATTGGATCGATGGGCTGCCGGAAGTGCCGGTTCAGTGGCTGCTTGACGACGCTATCTTTTATCGTTATTTTGGGGGTTTTTCGGGGAATCCGCCCTTAAACCCGAACACCGTGACAGATACATGGTATCAGGAATTTGAAGGGATCAAGCGTTACGGGGGGCTGTTCTTATTGACCGTCCACTGCTGGATCAGCGGCCGGGGGTCGCGGATTATTGCACTGGAACGTCTGCTGACCCGATTGAAAAACGACCCGGAAGTTTGGTGGGCCACCTGCGAGGAGATCGCGGCATACCATGCCGGGCAGTACGCGGGACAATTTCATGAACCGCTTGGAGGGGGCTGGTTATGA
- a CDS encoding ABC transporter ATP-binding protein produces the protein MTTPRQTSSAGDSAAASAIMKIEQLTLSFQQESGPVTAFRDVSLQLNKGEILGLVGESGSGKSLTALSLMKLLPANARFDHGDITLEGVSLRSMSESQMRNIRGNKVSMIFQEPMTALNPLIPVGRQIEELYILHTKLRKSQRKQKVIELLKAVGISDPEARFHQYPFEMSGGMRQRVMIAMALACNPQVIIADEPTTALDVTIQAQILDLLKEIRREYNTSILLITHDMGVIADAADRVAVMYAGRLMEVGAVDDLLESPRHPYTIGLLNSIPDLFGDEGAELNTIPGVVPDLKNMPGGCPFHPRCPRATDICREQTPELAEIQQGHAAACWHPAEGERK, from the coding sequence ATGACGACTCCGCGGCAAACATCTTCGGCGGGCGATAGTGCTGCTGCCTCCGCTATTATGAAAATCGAGCAGCTTACTTTATCTTTTCAGCAGGAATCGGGTCCGGTGACGGCATTCCGAGACGTATCCCTGCAGTTGAATAAGGGCGAGATTTTGGGCCTCGTCGGGGAAAGCGGCAGCGGCAAAAGCCTCACTGCGCTGTCCTTGATGAAGCTGCTTCCCGCAAATGCCCGTTTTGATCACGGGGACATTACGCTTGAAGGCGTATCGTTAAGAAGCATGTCTGAATCGCAGATGCGGAACATTCGCGGCAATAAAGTCTCGATGATTTTCCAGGAGCCGATGACCGCCTTGAATCCTTTGATTCCGGTTGGCCGGCAAATTGAGGAATTATATATACTGCATACCAAGCTGCGCAAATCGCAGCGCAAACAAAAAGTGATCGAATTGCTGAAAGCGGTAGGCATTTCCGACCCGGAGGCCCGTTTTCATCAATATCCGTTTGAGATGTCGGGCGGGATGCGGCAGCGGGTCATGATCGCGATGGCGCTTGCTTGTAATCCCCAGGTCATTATCGCGGATGAGCCGACAACGGCGCTCGATGTGACGATACAGGCGCAAATACTGGACCTGTTAAAGGAAATTAGACGGGAATACAACACGTCTATTTTGCTGATTACACATGATATGGGTGTCATTGCTGACGCAGCCGACCGCGTGGCCGTCATGTATGCAGGCCGGCTGATGGAGGTTGGGGCAGTGGACGATTTGCTTGAATCGCCGCGCCATCCGTACACGATCGGATTGCTGAACAGCATTCCAGATTTATTCGGCGATGAGGGGGCGGAGCTGAATACGATCCCAGGCGTCGTGCCGGATTTGAAAAACATGCCCGGCGGCTGCCCCTTCCACCCGCGCTGTCCGCGAGCGACGGACATATGCAGGGAGCAGACTCCGGAGCTGGCCGAAATTCAGCAAGGACATGCGGCAGCCTGCTGGCACCCGGCAGAGGGGGAAAGAAAATGA
- a CDS encoding dipeptide ABC transporter ATP-binding protein gives MSMTEQREQITPLLVADNIKKHYKQSAKLFGLGRSVVKAVDGVSFDLMPGETLSLVGESGCGKSTTGRAVLYLERPTEGQVRYNGQDLSTLSGEQLRKLRKDMQIVFQDPYSALNGRMKVRDILTEPFRIHQLHPGQEEQQARQLLEMVGLSPASLEKYPHEFSGGQRQRIVIARAIALRPQFIVCDEPVSALDVSVQSQIVNLFGQLQKELDLTYLFISHDLSVVRHVSDRVGVMYLGKMVELGHKAAVFDQPLHPYTQALMSAIPIPNPKIQRQREKITLRGELPSPLNPPTGCRFHTRCPWAVEQCRQIEPEWREARPDHWVACHLVDA, from the coding sequence ATGAGTATGACGGAACAGCGGGAACAGATCACTCCCTTGCTCGTTGCAGATAATATAAAGAAGCATTATAAGCAATCGGCCAAGCTTTTCGGTTTGGGCCGGTCTGTCGTTAAAGCGGTCGACGGAGTAAGCTTTGACCTGATGCCGGGCGAGACGCTAAGCCTTGTGGGCGAAAGCGGCTGCGGGAAATCGACGACAGGGCGCGCGGTGCTGTATTTGGAGCGTCCTACGGAAGGGCAAGTGCGCTATAACGGGCAGGATCTGTCCACGCTTTCGGGGGAACAGCTGCGGAAGCTTCGAAAGGATATGCAAATCGTTTTCCAAGATCCTTATTCCGCTCTTAATGGCCGAATGAAGGTTCGCGACATTTTAACAGAGCCCTTTCGGATTCATCAGCTCCATCCGGGACAAGAGGAGCAGCAAGCGAGGCAGCTCCTGGAGATGGTCGGGCTGTCCCCGGCCAGTCTGGAGAAATACCCCCATGAGTTTTCCGGCGGGCAGCGCCAGCGGATCGTCATCGCAAGAGCTATCGCGCTGCGCCCCCAATTTATCGTTTGCGATGAGCCGGTGTCCGCTCTGGATGTCTCCGTCCAATCGCAAATCGTAAATTTGTTCGGGCAGCTCCAGAAGGAGCTTGATTTGACGTACTTGTTCATTTCGCATGATTTGTCCGTCGTCCGTCATGTGAGCGATCGCGTCGGCGTCATGTACCTGGGGAAAATGGTCGAGCTCGGCCATAAGGCTGCGGTGTTTGACCAGCCGCTGCATCCCTATACTCAGGCTCTGATGAGCGCAATTCCGATCCCTAATCCGAAGATACAGCGGCAGCGGGAGAAAATTACGCTGCGCGGAGAGCTGCCGAGCCCACTGAATCCGCCAACGGGCTGCCGGTTTCATACCCGCTGCCCATGGGCGGTGGAGCAGTGCCGTCAGATTGAGCCGGAATGGCGGGAAGCAAGACCGGATCACTGGGTGGCGTGTCATCTGGTTGACGCGTAG
- a CDS encoding S9 family peptidase → MLQSIDLGRITLLGAPDVHPGQREKLVLAKGKMDIERDAYSSQLILFNTATRTEAPLFASPPDGQGPAADASPRWSPDGELLAFMRTGGLWLYEPSTGDARPLVTERKVKDYIWAPDGRSIVFTSRDNEVNATAYKIKRMRYKLDGEGMTNGYTNLFEVNVGTSEISRLTSGESDYGNPAFSPDGSALYFTTDFPDGFDLEKRPEIRKLDRASGSISKLKHEARSVSALIPLPDGSVLGTGKKDTPNSAEFDKWFYIQQGGEGRWLEGNVDVPLGYHVIGDSKRTGLNAVVRAANEECILFAGTNEGRQTLYKLDTASLEITALPLELNVLAFDVEYATAGEIAVVLVADAMDRPGELYRAVWREESDKVAVERLTNCNEELRQQLPALDIREHSHLTPDGLTVQGWTMDPVTDSGGVRQGTILMIHGGPHLAYGHSFHYDFWYLASRGYRIAFCNPRGSYGYGQAFSYGIIKEWGGKDVQDILGFLENAVASGDAAADEPLYLMGGSYGGYLVNWIIGRDHRFKAAVTERSICNMYSKIGNSDLGFQINLYELGGQSDLWNDEEFIMERSPIRYAREVATPLLIIHAEKDHRVPVEQAEQWFQALKRLGKEVEFMLFPGASHALASIGRPQQRVARLEALADWFAVH, encoded by the coding sequence ATGCTGCAATCAATCGATCTAGGTCGGATTACACTGCTTGGAGCGCCGGATGTGCATCCCGGGCAACGGGAAAAGCTGGTGCTGGCGAAAGGGAAAATGGACATTGAACGGGACGCTTACTCCAGTCAGCTGATCCTTTTCAATACCGCCACACGCACGGAAGCTCCCCTGTTCGCATCGCCGCCGGACGGTCAAGGGCCTGCTGCGGATGCCAGTCCGCGATGGTCGCCGGACGGGGAACTGCTGGCCTTTATGCGGACGGGTGGGCTGTGGCTGTACGAGCCGTCTACCGGTGATGCCAGGCCGCTCGTAACCGAGCGTAAAGTGAAGGATTACATCTGGGCTCCCGATGGCCGGAGCATTGTCTTTACAAGCCGGGACAACGAAGTGAACGCGACAGCTTACAAAATTAAAAGAATGCGGTACAAGCTCGATGGCGAGGGCATGACCAACGGGTATACCAATCTGTTCGAGGTGAATGTGGGGACATCCGAAATTTCGCGGCTTACTTCCGGAGAGTCGGATTACGGCAATCCTGCTTTTTCGCCGGACGGTTCGGCTTTGTATTTTACAACCGACTTCCCGGACGGCTTCGATCTGGAGAAGCGGCCTGAAATCCGCAAGTTGGACAGGGCAAGCGGCTCCATCTCGAAATTGAAGCATGAAGCAAGATCGGTCTCCGCCTTGATTCCGCTTCCGGACGGCTCCGTGCTCGGTACGGGGAAGAAGGATACGCCGAACAGCGCTGAATTCGACAAATGGTTTTATATACAACAGGGCGGGGAAGGCCGCTGGCTGGAAGGGAACGTAGATGTGCCGCTAGGCTATCACGTCATCGGGGACAGCAAACGTACGGGTCTTAATGCGGTCGTGCGTGCTGCGAATGAGGAATGTATTTTGTTCGCCGGAACGAATGAAGGCAGACAAACCCTGTACAAGCTGGATACCGCCTCTCTGGAAATCACCGCCCTTCCTCTTGAACTAAACGTCCTGGCCTTCGATGTGGAGTACGCCACGGCTGGAGAGATCGCCGTCGTGCTTGTAGCCGATGCGATGGATCGGCCAGGGGAGCTGTACCGTGCGGTATGGCGGGAAGAAAGCGACAAGGTGGCGGTCGAGCGGTTGACTAACTGCAACGAGGAGCTGCGCCAGCAGCTGCCTGCGCTGGACATTCGCGAGCATTCGCATTTGACGCCAGACGGGCTCACTGTTCAGGGCTGGACCATGGATCCAGTCACAGATAGCGGAGGCGTCCGTCAGGGCACGATTTTAATGATTCACGGCGGGCCTCATTTGGCTTACGGCCATTCGTTTCATTATGATTTTTGGTACTTAGCTAGCCGCGGTTATCGGATTGCCTTCTGCAATCCGCGAGGAAGCTATGGCTATGGCCAAGCATTTTCCTATGGAATTATTAAGGAGTGGGGAGGCAAGGACGTCCAGGATATACTGGGCTTTCTGGAAAATGCCGTCGCTTCAGGCGATGCGGCAGCAGATGAACCGCTTTATTTAATGGGTGGAAGCTATGGGGGGTACCTCGTCAACTGGATCATCGGCCGCGACCACCGGTTCAAAGCAGCTGTAACAGAACGGTCAATCTGCAACATGTACAGCAAAATCGGCAACAGTGATCTCGGCTTCCAGATCAATTTATATGAGCTGGGCGGTCAGTCCGATCTTTGGAATGATGAGGAATTCATCATGGAACGCTCGCCGATCCGCTATGCCAGGGAGGTTGCCACACCCCTTCTGATTATTCATGCGGAGAAGGATCACCGGGTTCCCGTCGAGCAGGCGGAACAATGGTTCCAGGCATTGAAGCGTTTGGGCAAGGAAGTGGAATTTATGCTGTTTCCGGGCGCCTCGCATGCGCTGGCTTCTATAGGCAGACCGCAGCAGCGCGTAGCGCGGCTTGAGGCGTTGGCCGATTGGTTTGCGGTTCATTAA
- a CDS encoding M20 family metallopeptidase, translating to MSKLLEFINGQRAALLKDLEQLVNMDSPTGSKVLVDQAMEVVIQRFQELIGGTVERIPQEQFGDQVKLYLRKEAGAAAETGAGQIMLLTHIDTVWPEGEVACRPFRQEGNRLYGPGIFDMKCGLLQGLYAMYAVASQCNPTKNIVLFINTDEEVGSPSSRRWIEEEAAKSDAVFVLEPALGPDGKLKTARKGVGRFTLEIEGVSAHSGINHSEGVSALEELAHQILFLQGLTNYEKGSTVNVGLASGGTAVNVVSDYARAQFELRIESKDEADRLSQLISNMSPVLNNVKLRVQGGMVRPPMERAMSRDLFASAQSVARELGFPLQEAATGGASDGNFTAALNVPTLDGLGAIGHGAHALDEYVELDHIALRSALLAHLLMEQMKD from the coding sequence TTGAGTAAATTGTTGGAATTTATTAACGGGCAGCGGGCTGCTTTACTGAAAGATCTGGAGCAGCTTGTGAACATGGATTCCCCGACCGGAAGCAAAGTGCTGGTAGATCAAGCGATGGAGGTTGTCATCCAGCGGTTTCAGGAGCTGATCGGAGGGACGGTCGAACGGATTCCGCAGGAACAATTCGGGGATCAGGTCAAGCTGTATTTAAGGAAGGAAGCTGGAGCAGCAGCGGAGACAGGGGCTGGGCAAATTATGCTGCTGACGCATATCGATACGGTTTGGCCGGAGGGAGAGGTGGCCTGCCGCCCTTTCAGGCAAGAAGGGAACCGCCTGTACGGGCCAGGTATTTTCGATATGAAATGCGGCCTGCTGCAGGGGCTGTATGCGATGTATGCCGTTGCGTCACAGTGTAATCCAACTAAAAATATCGTATTGTTCATCAATACGGATGAGGAAGTCGGCAGCCCGTCCTCCAGACGATGGATCGAGGAGGAGGCGGCGAAGAGCGACGCCGTATTCGTATTGGAGCCGGCACTCGGCCCTGACGGGAAGCTAAAAACCGCGCGCAAGGGAGTGGGCAGATTCACACTGGAAATTGAGGGAGTTTCCGCCCACTCGGGAATCAACCACAGCGAAGGCGTGAGCGCCCTGGAGGAACTGGCTCATCAAATATTGTTCCTGCAGGGTTTGACGAACTATGAGAAGGGCTCCACGGTTAATGTCGGTTTGGCCTCTGGCGGGACGGCCGTCAACGTGGTGAGCGATTATGCACGGGCGCAATTTGAGCTGCGCATTGAGTCTAAAGACGAGGCCGATCGCCTTAGTCAGCTTATTAGCAATATGTCGCCCGTATTGAATAACGTCAAGCTTCGGGTGCAGGGAGGCATGGTGCGTCCGCCGATGGAACGGGCGATGAGCCGCGATTTATTCGCCAGTGCGCAGTCGGTCGCCCGCGAGTTGGGCTTCCCTTTGCAGGAGGCGGCTACGGGCGGAGCCAGTGACGGCAATTTTACCGCGGCATTAAATGTGCCGACGTTAGATGGACTGGGGGCCATAGGCCACGGTGCCCATGCGCTTGATGAATATGTCGAGCTGGATCACATTGCCCTGCGCAGTGCTTTATTAGCTCATTTATTGATGGAACAAATGAAAGATTAA